The Chlorobaculum sp. MV4-Y genome contains the following window.
GCCAGGCCGGTGGAGACGGCTGCGTCTAAGGCGGAAACGGCTGTCAAGAAGGAGGGTTCAATGACTTACAAGGAGCTTACCCCTGAAGAGAAGCGGGTTATCATCGACAAGGGGACCGAAAGGCCATTCAGTGGCAAGTACTACCTGAACAAGGAAAAAGGGGTGTACCATTGCAAACAGTGCGGCGCGGCGCTTTTCCGGTCGGATGCCAAGTTCGATTCGGGCACCGGCTGGCCGAGTTTCGACGATGCCATTCCGGGCGCGGTCAGGCAGGAGAGCGACCGGGACGGAATGCGGATCGAGATTCTCTGCGCAAACTGCGGCGGCCACTTGGGGCATGTTTTCTACAATGAAGGCTTCACCTCGAAAAACGCCCGCTATTGCGTCAACTCGGTGTCGCTCTCCTTCGAACCTGCCGACAAACCCGCCACGACGACTGAAAAGGCGGTATTTGCAGGTGGATGTTTCTGGGGCGTCGAGTACCACTTCAAGAAGACGAAGGGAGTGCTCTCGACCACGGTAGGCTACACTGGGGGCAAAACCGCTCATCCCACCTACGAGCAGGTATGCACAGGCCGCACCGGTCATGCCGAGGCGATCGAGGTGGAGTTCGATCCGTCTGTGGTCACCTATGAGGAGCTTGCGAAGCTCTTTTTCGAGATTCACGATCCTACGCAGGTTGACCGGCAAGGCCCCGATGTCGGCGAGCAGTATCGTTCGGCAGTGTTCTACCAGAACGAGCAGCAGAAAAAAATAGCCGAGGCGCTGATCGAGCAGCTTAAAAAACGAGGGTACGATGTGGTAACCAGTGTAGAGAAGGGCGGTGAGTTCTGGCAGGCGGAGCTGTACCATCAGGATTATTACGAAAAGACAGGCCATAAGCCCTACTGTCACATTTATCAGAAGCGGTTTTAAGTTTGCCTTGAACCTTTTTCTGAGAGCGGGATGCTTGACATCCCGCTTTTTTTATGTTATGTTTTTAGCATATGCTAATAATCTTGATTGCAAAACAACCATGCCGAGACCGATGAAATGCAGGGCTATCGCCCAGGATCCCGAGTACCGTTCATTTGGGCCGTATTGTTCTGGCAAGCACGGCGCGGATTCGCTGGTGATGAGCTTCGACGAGTTCGAGGCGATCCGGCTGGCCGACGTGGAGGGGTTGTATCAGGAAGAGGCTGCCCGACAGATGCAGGTTTCGCGCCAGACCTTTGGCAATATCCTGGCTTCGGCGAGGAAAAAACTGGGCGAGATGCTCGTGCAGGGAAGAACGTTAAACGTTAAAGGAGGAAATATCATGATTTCACAAGAGGAAAGAATTTTTGGATGTGCCGCCTGCGGTTACCAGTGGTCGCTGCCCCACGGCGTTGCGCGACCGGTGGAGTGCCCGACCTGTTCGAGTCAAAACATTCACCGTATGTCGCCCGGCGGCGGCTTTGGCGGCGGACGGCGCGGCGGAGGAAGGTGCCGGGGATTCCGCACCGGGCTTGAGCAGCGCACTGGCAATGGCGAAGGGCGCTGCCATGGCAACGGTCAGGGACGGATGAGATGCAATTGCGAAAAGGGAGGTGAGGCATGAAGATCATCATTCCACTCGACGAGTACAGCGGCCCGGGTTCGCAAGTGTGCGATCATTTCGGTAGCGCGCCATTTTTCGCGACTGTCGATATGGCTGCGGGTGAGGTTCAAATCATCGACAATCAGAACGCGCATCACGACCACGGTCAGTGCACCCCGGCCGACAGCTTCGCGGATATTGGTGCCAACGCCATCGTGGTCAAGGGGATCGGCGCGAGGGCGGCAGCGAAGATGCAGAGCCTCGGCATCGAGATTTACATGGTCGGATCAGCCCGGACGTTGGTCGATGTGATCGAACAGTTCGGCAGCGGCATCCTCAAAAAACTCGAAGCCCAGCAAGCCTGTCAGGGTCATGGATGCCATTGAAGAGATGATGAATTAAAAATTGAAGATTGAATAGGGCGGGCCTTTGTGCCTGCCCTTTGCTTTTTTGCGTGGCTTTTGTGAAGTTTTGGAAAAGGAGATGCCATGATGAAAGCAATGGTGCTGGAGCGGGTTGTTGATCTCTCACTTGAGCTGCAACCGCTGGTTCTACGGAAGTTACCCATTCCCGAGCCGGGGCCGGAGGAGATTCTGTTGCGGGTCGGCGCGTGTGGCGTCTGCCACACGGAGCTTGACGAAATCGAGGGGCGCACGCCGCCGCCGCAGTTTCCGGTGATTCCGGGTCATCAGGTCGTCGGACGGGTTTTTGCCTGCGGCGATGGCGTCGCGGGCATCGAGACTGGCAGCCGCCGCGGCGTGGCGTGGATTTACTCTTCATGCGGCCGGTGCGACCTCTGCCTCTCCGGTCACGAAAATCTCTGCACAGAGTTCCGTGCGACTGGCCGCGACGCTGATGGCGGCTATGCGGAGTACATGGTGGCTCCGGCGGCGTTTACCTACTCCATTCCCGATTGCTTCACCGACGCCGAAGCCGCGCCGCTTCTGTGCGGCGGCGCAATCGGCTACCGTTCGCTGATGCTTGCCAATCT
Protein-coding sequences here:
- a CDS encoding DUF134 domain-containing protein, whose product is MPRPMKCRAIAQDPEYRSFGPYCSGKHGADSLVMSFDEFEAIRLADVEGLYQEEAARQMQVSRQTFGNILASARKKLGEMLVQGRTLNVKGGNIMISQEERIFGCAACGYQWSLPHGVARPVECPTCSSQNIHRMSPGGGFGGGRRGGGRCRGFRTGLEQRTGNGEGRCHGNGQGRMRCNCEKGGEA
- a CDS encoding bifunctional methionine sulfoxide reductase B/A protein yields the protein MTYKELTPEEKRVIIDKGTERPFSGKYYLNKEKGVYHCKQCGAALFRSDAKFDSGTGWPSFDDAIPGAVRQESDRDGMRIEILCANCGGHLGHVFYNEGFTSKNARYCVNSVSLSFEPADKPATTTEKAVFAGGCFWGVEYHFKKTKGVLSTTVGYTGGKTAHPTYEQVCTGRTGHAEAIEVEFDPSVVTYEELAKLFFEIHDPTQVDRQGPDVGEQYRSAVFYQNEQQKKIAEALIEQLKKRGYDVVTSVEKGGEFWQAELYHQDYYEKTGHKPYCHIYQKRF
- a CDS encoding NifB/NifX family molybdenum-iron cluster-binding protein yields the protein MKIIIPLDEYSGPGSQVCDHFGSAPFFATVDMAAGEVQIIDNQNAHHDHGQCTPADSFADIGANAIVVKGIGARAAAKMQSLGIEIYMVGSARTLVDVIEQFGSGILKKLEAQQACQGHGCH